A single region of the Streptococcus sanguinis genome encodes:
- the purH gene encoding bifunctional phosphoribosylaminoimidazolecarboxamide formyltransferase/IMP cyclohydrolase, translated as MTKKALISVSDKTGIVEFAQELKKLGWDIISTGGTKVALDNEGVGTVAIDDVTGFPEMMDGRVKTLHPNIHGGLLARRDLDSHLEAAKDNQIELIDLVVVNLYPFKETILKPGVQYADAVENIDIGGPSMLRSAAKNHASVTVVVDPADYALVLEELAANGQTTYETRQRLAAKVFRHTAAYDALIADYFTNQVGESKPEKLTLTYELKQPMRYGENPQQDADFYQTALPLDYSIASAKQLNGKELSFNNIRDADAAIRIIRDFKDRPTVVALKHMNPCGIGQADDIETAWDYAYESDPVSIFGGIVVLNRQVDAATAEKMHGIFLEIIIAPSYTAEALAILTNKKKNLRILELAFDAQAASGVEKEVTGVLGGLLVQNQDVIEENPADWQVVTKRQPNEQERMALEFAWKSVKYVKSNGIIITNDRQVLGVGPGQTNRVASVKIAIEQAKDRLDGAALASDAFFPFADNIEEIAAAGIKAIIQPGGSVRDEESIEAADKYGLTMIFTGVRHFRH; from the coding sequence ATGACGAAAAAAGCCTTGATCAGTGTCTCAGACAAGACAGGCATTGTAGAATTTGCCCAAGAATTAAAAAAATTAGGCTGGGATATCATCTCAACCGGTGGAACAAAGGTGGCTCTAGACAATGAAGGAGTAGGCACCGTTGCTATTGATGATGTGACTGGTTTTCCAGAGATGATGGATGGCCGTGTCAAGACCCTCCACCCAAACATTCACGGAGGTCTCTTGGCTCGTCGGGATTTAGATAGCCACTTGGAAGCGGCTAAGGACAATCAGATTGAGCTCATTGACCTTGTGGTGGTCAACCTTTATCCTTTTAAAGAAACCATTCTCAAGCCGGGTGTGCAGTATGCGGACGCGGTGGAAAATATTGACATCGGTGGGCCCTCTATGCTTCGCTCTGCGGCTAAAAATCATGCCAGCGTGACGGTTGTTGTAGATCCAGCTGATTATGCTCTTGTTCTGGAAGAGTTGGCAGCAAATGGCCAAACGACCTATGAAACGCGTCAACGTTTGGCAGCCAAGGTTTTCCGTCACACAGCAGCTTATGATGCCTTGATTGCGGACTATTTCACAAATCAGGTGGGCGAAAGCAAGCCTGAAAAGCTGACTTTGACCTATGAACTCAAGCAGCCCATGCGCTACGGTGAAAACCCCCAGCAGGACGCTGATTTTTATCAGACTGCTTTGCCACTGGACTATTCCATTGCTTCGGCCAAGCAGCTGAATGGGAAAGAGTTGTCCTTCAACAACATTCGCGATGCAGATGCGGCTATTCGGATTATTCGAGATTTCAAGGATCGGCCAACTGTTGTGGCACTAAAACACATGAATCCTTGTGGTATCGGTCAGGCGGATGATATTGAGACAGCTTGGGACTATGCTTATGAGTCTGATCCAGTGTCCATCTTTGGTGGGATTGTCGTCCTCAACCGTCAGGTGGATGCTGCGACAGCTGAGAAGATGCACGGTATTTTCCTGGAAATCATCATCGCACCGAGCTACACGGCAGAAGCACTAGCGATTTTGACCAATAAAAAGAAAAATCTGCGGATTTTGGAGTTGGCTTTTGATGCGCAGGCAGCTTCTGGAGTAGAGAAGGAAGTGACAGGTGTTCTGGGTGGTCTCCTCGTGCAAAACCAAGATGTTATCGAGGAAAATCCAGCTGATTGGCAGGTTGTGACCAAGCGCCAGCCGAACGAGCAGGAGCGTATGGCTTTGGAATTTGCTTGGAAGTCCGTCAAATATGTCAAATCTAATGGTATCATCATCACCAATGACCGTCAGGTGCTGGGAGTCGGTCCCGGTCAGACCAACCGTGTGGCTTCTGTCAAGATTGCTATTGAGCAAGCCAAAGATCGCCTTGACGGTGCTGCTCTGGCTTCTGACGCCTTCTTCCCCTTTGCGGACAATATCGAAGAAATTGCGGCGGCTGGTATCAAAGCTATCATCCAGCCGGGTGGTTCTGTCCGTGATGAGGAGTCTATCGAAGCGGCTGACAAGTATGGCTTGACCATGATTTTCACTGGCGTACGGCATTTTAGGCATTGA
- a CDS encoding AAA family ATPase, which produces MPLIEKFKINNLHNYYDVELNFKNDKTIYIGENGVGKTTILSMLYYLLDLNYERLSKYIFESLEIEFEGKKSVRITKSDITQINSVVRSRKGRYPKYIVDELINKIEQDENLMNELLKLETSTDFLFNFEVRKIYEKYPSLHNYPKPLIQELMVEVLERINPAEYMELIGYIEELKNKYKILYFPTYRRIEEDLVKLKTEPENVGPGGRAFNSKSSGELIHFGMEDVKQRIDELLNKISKETNERYNNMTSGLLNTFSNGENIKLSGENFDPEEVNIALSRLGDKITKETKSIILSKINKGELHKDKYLDYLVSSILKNYKTLAVIDSRINDFNKRVNKYLFRKKFYYNPQSLRLDIKRTDSKGETIFKNDQYGERVEDIINLSNLSSGEKQLISTFSKIFLEDEKELVILFDEPELSLSVPWQEEFIYDISQANKCRFLLTVTHSPFIYRNLLDYAEEIDDCIKENSQNSDNEFSFFFLNDDNDDELPF; this is translated from the coding sequence ATGCCTTTAATTGAGAAATTTAAAATTAATAATCTCCATAATTATTATGATGTTGAGTTGAATTTTAAAAATGATAAAACTATTTATATTGGTGAAAATGGTGTTGGTAAGACCACTATTCTTTCGATGCTGTATTATTTGCTTGATCTAAACTATGAAAGATTATCAAAATATATTTTTGAGAGTCTTGAAATTGAATTCGAAGGAAAAAAAAGTGTAAGAATAACTAAAAGTGATATTACACAGATAAATTCAGTAGTCAGAAGTCGTAAGGGACGATATCCGAAATATATAGTTGATGAATTAATCAATAAAATTGAACAAGACGAAAATTTGATGAACGAACTATTGAAATTAGAGACTTCGACTGATTTTTTATTTAATTTCGAAGTACGAAAAATATATGAAAAATATCCATCATTACATAATTATCCTAAACCTCTTATTCAAGAACTCATGGTTGAGGTTTTAGAGAGAATTAATCCTGCAGAGTACATGGAACTAATAGGTTATATAGAGGAATTAAAAAATAAGTATAAAATTTTATACTTCCCAACTTATAGAAGGATTGAGGAAGATCTAGTCAAACTAAAGACAGAGCCTGAAAATGTAGGTCCTGGGGGAAGAGCGTTTAATAGTAAATCCAGTGGTGAATTAATCCATTTCGGTATGGAGGATGTTAAGCAGAGGATAGATGAACTATTAAATAAGATTAGTAAAGAAACTAACGAACGTTATAATAATATGACGAGTGGTTTACTAAATACTTTCTCTAATGGAGAAAATATTAAACTTTCTGGTGAAAATTTTGATCCTGAAGAAGTAAATATTGCTCTTTCTAGATTAGGGGATAAAATAACTAAAGAAACTAAATCTATAATTTTAAGTAAGATAAATAAGGGAGAATTGCACAAAGATAAATATCTTGATTATCTAGTTTCAAGTATTCTTAAAAATTACAAAACTTTGGCGGTCATTGATAGTAGAATTAATGATTTTAATAAAAGAGTAAATAAATATCTGTTTAGGAAAAAATTTTATTATAATCCACAGTCGTTAAGGTTAGATATAAAAAGGACTGATAGCAAAGGGGAAACTATATTTAAGAATGATCAGTATGGGGAAAGAGTTGAAGATATTATTAATTTAAGTAATCTTTCATCGGGAGAAAAACAATTAATTTCTACCTTTTCTAAGATATTTTTAGAAGATGAAAAAGAACTTGTTATTCTGTTTGATGAACCTGAGTTATCTTTATCTGTTCCATGGCAGGAGGAATTTATTTATGATATTTCTCAAGCAAATAAGTGTAGATTTTTATTAACAGTAACTCATTCTCCATTTATATATAGAAATCTCCTAGATTATGCAGAAGAGATTGACGATTGTATTAAAGAAAACTCACAAAATAGTGATAACGAATTTTCATTTTTCTTTTTAAATGATGATAATGATGATGAATTACCTTTTTAA
- a CDS encoding DUF4435 domain-containing protein, which yields MKSVTIENHLESLTESSVIWERYTRDAKINPNRYFVFYEGKDRQYYDCRIRNFTNNYNAYEVGGKSKVLQLVDKFTHEEGYKLKNKLFFIDKDYERYRLDSDVYMTPKYSIENFYVSHTVIERILKTHFGINEDDPEFSKVLDFFNERYKEFIQHLTDMNLWAICCQLNEVKIDFDLLGLKNNADKIVKIKHEKKIELLVEDISFNFFESMYEKMLSEKIKKGSEKNGRDYVSELSIFRDRREHIRYTFENDIEEYRVHIEDYSRGKQLLWFLKEFILSVEGKSGGILKKQFFIDDRAIMTVFTNCADTPECLNDYLKRKCCLTFT from the coding sequence TTGAAATCAGTAACAATAGAAAACCACCTAGAAAGTTTGACAGAATCCTCAGTTATTTGGGAAAGGTATACGAGAGATGCTAAGATTAATCCCAATAGATATTTTGTATTTTATGAAGGAAAAGATAGGCAGTATTATGATTGTCGAATACGAAATTTTACTAACAATTATAACGCATATGAGGTTGGTGGTAAGAGCAAAGTGTTACAATTAGTTGATAAATTTACTCATGAGGAGGGTTATAAATTAAAGAATAAATTATTTTTTATAGATAAAGACTATGAAAGATACCGGCTAGATTCGGATGTATATATGACTCCAAAATACTCAATTGAAAACTTTTACGTAAGTCATACAGTAATCGAGAGAATACTGAAAACACATTTTGGGATAAATGAAGATGATCCAGAGTTTAGCAAGGTATTAGATTTTTTTAATGAAAGATATAAAGAATTTATTCAACATCTGACGGATATGAATCTATGGGCTATTTGTTGTCAATTAAATGAGGTCAAAATAGACTTTGATTTGTTGGGGTTAAAAAATAATGCAGATAAAATAGTTAAAATCAAGCATGAAAAAAAGATAGAATTATTAGTGGAAGATATAAGTTTTAATTTTTTTGAAAGTATGTATGAGAAAATGCTAAGTGAGAAAATTAAAAAAGGTAGTGAAAAGAATGGCAGAGATTATGTCTCGGAGTTATCTATTTTTAGAGATAGACGAGAACACATACGCTACACTTTCGAAAATGATATAGAGGAATACCGTGTTCACATAGAGGATTATTCTAGAGGTAAACAGTTGTTATGGTTTTTAAAAGAGTTTATATTATCCGTAGAAGGTAAGAGTGGAGGTATTCTGAAAAAACAATTTTTTATTGATGATAGAGCTATAATGACAGTGTTTACTAATTGTGCAGATACGCCTGAGTGCTTGAATGACTACTTGAAAAGAAAATGTTGTCTGACTTTTACCTAG
- a CDS encoding GBS Bsp-like repeat-containing protein, with product MKKYQKLFLLSGAVLGLFASHSTAHATETPESEVKILGPTDRASNVDVTLNDRTASISYTRSQAQEPHRILHAVWSDENGQDDIKWYEAPSTTTTNTDIDLSNHPGYGTFHVHTYIDLYGKLIGLNGTTFTLDKPAINVTTNILGKTAQIHFNRNKDQLNSNILHAVWSDENGQDDIKWYNAGQDITEFELSNHKGYGTYHIHTYENKDGKMIGLNGTTFNLEKPNPTVETSFPQTGIMEITVKNVPATMYKVVLPTWSDKKGQDDLQWYEASKNPDGSYSARVELRKHNYDTGIYNIHLYGESYVKPDLTGLSGATAQIDSGKLPSEEEQKPLFTIENINPKQGTYTVKITETALSKPIKSVQVPIWSTSNQSNLKWYAATPNGDGSFSATFDIRNHQALSGTYNNHVYVTYKDGSERSYAADAVSMSTDQIQAKVAVRKTEANRYEVTVTDAYGDGDIILPTWSEVNGQDDIKWYTANKVGNGTYKFTVDTQNHKGSGLFNTHVYRRKAGQLIGLTGTSYQVEKSSVQSANIQPNYAAANATTYPVGQCTWGAKALAPWAGNYWGNGGQWAASARRAGFRTGSTPEVGAIACWDDGGYGHVGVVTHVESNTRIQIQESNYLGKQYISNFRGWFDPTASYWGRLTYIYPK from the coding sequence ATGAAGAAATATCAAAAACTGTTTTTATTATCCGGAGCTGTCCTAGGTCTCTTTGCAAGTCACTCTACAGCTCATGCGACCGAAACGCCTGAATCTGAAGTCAAAATTCTAGGCCCCACTGATCGTGCCAGCAATGTCGATGTTACTCTGAACGATCGTACAGCCTCTATTAGTTATACCCGTTCCCAAGCTCAAGAACCTCATCGTATTCTCCATGCTGTTTGGTCTGACGAGAACGGACAGGATGATATCAAATGGTATGAAGCACCGTCAACAACTACCACTAACACTGACATTGACCTGAGTAACCATCCAGGTTACGGAACCTTTCATGTTCATACCTATATTGACCTCTATGGAAAATTAATTGGGCTGAATGGAACAACCTTTACTCTCGATAAACCAGCCATTAATGTCACTACTAATATCCTAGGGAAAACTGCTCAAATCCACTTTAATCGCAACAAAGACCAACTAAATTCCAATATTTTACATGCTGTTTGGTCTGATGAAAATGGACAAGATGATATCAAATGGTACAATGCAGGACAAGATATTACTGAATTTGAACTTTCAAATCACAAAGGCTATGGAACTTATCACATTCATACTTATGAAAATAAAGATGGTAAGATGATTGGCTTAAACGGGACCACTTTCAATTTAGAAAAACCTAATCCTACTGTTGAAACCAGCTTCCCTCAAACTGGTATCATGGAAATTACTGTCAAAAATGTGCCAGCCACTATGTATAAAGTAGTTCTTCCTACTTGGTCTGATAAGAAAGGGCAAGATGATCTACAATGGTATGAAGCAAGCAAAAATCCAGATGGTAGCTACAGCGCTCGGGTGGAACTCAGAAAGCATAACTACGACACAGGGATTTACAATATCCACCTTTACGGTGAAAGTTATGTTAAGCCTGACTTAACAGGTCTCTCAGGGGCTACTGCACAAATTGATAGTGGAAAATTGCCTTCTGAAGAGGAGCAAAAGCCACTTTTTACTATAGAAAATATCAACCCCAAACAAGGAACCTATACTGTAAAAATCACTGAAACAGCTTTATCTAAGCCCATAAAGTCTGTCCAAGTTCCCATTTGGAGCACTAGCAATCAGAGCAATCTTAAATGGTATGCAGCCACTCCTAACGGAGATGGCTCCTTCAGCGCAACCTTTGATATCCGTAATCACCAGGCTTTGTCTGGAACCTATAACAACCATGTGTATGTCACCTATAAGGACGGCAGTGAGCGTAGCTACGCAGCAGATGCCGTCTCAATGTCTACCGACCAAATCCAAGCCAAGGTTGCAGTCAGGAAAACTGAGGCTAATCGCTATGAGGTGACAGTGACAGACGCCTACGGAGATGGCGATATTATTCTGCCGACTTGGTCAGAAGTCAATGGGCAAGATGATATCAAATGGTATACCGCTAATAAGGTCGGCAATGGAACATACAAGTTTACCGTAGATACTCAGAATCACAAGGGGAGCGGTCTATTTAACACCCATGTCTATCGTAGAAAAGCGGGACAGTTAATCGGCCTGACTGGAACTAGCTATCAGGTTGAGAAATCAAGCGTTCAATCAGCTAATATTCAGCCTAACTATGCCGCTGCTAATGCGACAACTTATCCTGTCGGTCAATGTACTTGGGGAGCCAAAGCTCTAGCTCCTTGGGCTGGAAATTACTGGGGCAACGGCGGTCAATGGGCAGCTAGTGCCAGAAGAGCTGGATTCCGTACCGGCAGTACACCTGAGGTTGGTGCCATCGCCTGCTGGGATGACGGTGGCTACGGCCACGTTGGTGTTGTGACTCATGTCGAATCCAATACCCGCATCCAGATTCAAGAGTCTAACTACCTCGGCAAGCAGTACATCAGCAACTTCCGTGGCTGGTTTGACCCAACTGCTTCCTACTGGGGTCGCCTGACCTATATCTACCCTAAATAA
- the purD gene encoding phosphoribosylamine--glycine ligase has translation MKLLVVGSGGREHAIAKKLLESQGVEQVFVAPGNDGMTLDGLDLVNIGISEHSRLIEFAKENDIAWSFIGPDDALAAGIVDDFNQAGLKAFGPSRLAAELEWSKDFAKEIMVKYGVPTAAYGTFSDFEKAKAYIEKQGAPIVVKADGLALGKGVVVAETVEQAVEAAHDMLLDNKFGDSGARVVIEEFLDGEEFSLFAFVNGDKFYILPTAQDHKRAYDGDKGPNTGGMGAYAPVPHLPQSVVDQSVETIIKPVLKGMIAEGRPYLGVLYAGLILTADGPKVIEFNSRFGDPETQIILPRLTSDFAQNITDILDKKEPAITWLDEGVTLGVVVASNGYPLDYEKGLPLPDKTDGDIITYYAGAKFAENSRALLSNGGRVYMLVTTADTVSAAQKKIYDQLKKQDTTGLFYRTDIGSKAVK, from the coding sequence ATGAAGCTTTTGGTTGTTGGTTCAGGCGGTCGTGAGCACGCGATTGCTAAGAAGTTATTGGAGTCTCAGGGTGTGGAGCAGGTGTTTGTCGCACCTGGAAATGACGGGATGACCTTGGATGGGTTGGATTTAGTAAACATTGGAATTTCCGAACATTCCAGACTAATCGAATTTGCCAAGGAGAATGATATTGCTTGGTCCTTTATCGGTCCGGATGATGCTCTGGCAGCTGGAATTGTAGATGATTTTAACCAAGCTGGGCTCAAGGCTTTCGGCCCATCTCGTTTAGCAGCGGAGCTGGAGTGGTCCAAGGATTTTGCCAAGGAGATCATGGTTAAATACGGAGTTCCGACAGCAGCCTATGGCACATTTTCCGACTTTGAGAAAGCCAAAGCCTACATCGAAAAGCAGGGAGCGCCTATCGTGGTCAAGGCGGACGGACTAGCTCTGGGCAAGGGTGTGGTCGTCGCAGAGACCGTGGAGCAGGCAGTCGAAGCAGCTCACGATATGCTCTTGGACAATAAGTTCGGCGACAGTGGTGCGCGTGTGGTTATCGAAGAGTTCTTGGACGGCGAGGAGTTCTCCCTCTTTGCCTTTGTCAATGGCGACAAGTTTTACATCCTGCCGACGGCTCAGGATCACAAGAGGGCCTACGATGGGGATAAGGGGCCCAATACAGGCGGTATGGGAGCCTATGCGCCAGTGCCTCACTTGCCACAAAGCGTGGTGGATCAGTCAGTTGAGACGATTATCAAGCCGGTTCTCAAAGGCATGATAGCTGAGGGCCGACCTTATCTTGGCGTGCTCTACGCTGGGCTGATTTTGACAGCCGATGGTCCCAAGGTTATCGAGTTCAACTCGCGTTTTGGCGACCCAGAGACCCAGATTATCCTGCCGCGCCTTACGTCTGATTTTGCGCAGAACATCACGGACATTTTGGACAAGAAAGAGCCTGCTATCACTTGGCTGGATGAGGGGGTGACACTTGGCGTGGTTGTCGCATCAAATGGCTACCCGCTGGACTATGAGAAAGGCTTGCCTCTGCCGGACAAGACAGACGGCGACATCATCACCTACTATGCTGGGGCTAAGTTTGCGGAAAATAGCAGAGCACTGCTGTCAAATGGCGGCCGAGTGTACATGCTGGTTACCACAGCAGATACCGTCTC